From the Lolium rigidum isolate FL_2022 chromosome 2, APGP_CSIRO_Lrig_0.1, whole genome shotgun sequence genome, one window contains:
- the LOC124688319 gene encoding transcription factor ILI5, with protein MSSRRSSRGAISEEEINELISKLQSLLPNARRRGSGQASTTKLLKETCSYIKSLHREVDDLSDRLSDLMSTMDHNSAGAEIIRSILRS; from the exons ATGTCGAGCAGGAGGTCGTCGCGTGGCGCCATCTCCGAGGAGGAGATCAACGAGCTCATTTCCAAGCTCCAGTCTCTTCTTCCCAACGCCCGCCGCCGCGGCTCCGGCCAG GCGTCGACGACTAAGCTGCTCAAGGAGACGTGCAGCTACATCAAGAGCCTCCACCGGGAGGTGGACGACCTCAGCGACCGGCTCTCCGACCTCATGTCCACCATGGACCACAATAGCGCCGGCGCCGAGATCATCCGCAGCATCCTGCGCTCGTGA